In Myxocyprinus asiaticus isolate MX2 ecotype Aquarium Trade chromosome 8, UBuf_Myxa_2, whole genome shotgun sequence, a single genomic region encodes these proteins:
- the tet2 gene encoding methylcytosine dioxygenase TET2 isoform X2 translates to MSPLEWNAPLKRMTKHRRREGSLVNGLRADQMEEEKNSHETEESLIIAQISATQQTETLLAKRKNGDQSPDVLSQQLNGDTNWTYFKPSPEVYPVKQQWGKCSSPTNIKGILDQNMYEMNGEKKHALSEQTLDFHQPKKHCTDSEMNGVEDLKLWDKREAGVVHQLEEFPKHKPGDSDLKRNKRNCNFPNGDVFSLSRNKQVPMPNGAPITPTSEKGTTGDLLEKTLSQYYPELVSIAPQTYSSQVDEVTSNLSEQAIPTPSFTSGIPISPQTSASEPLAKAIPEVQGSNGYNPEFRVNRYSVSFANEQKEPTEMETHSLSQAGVESNMTLQTGINSFSQIQKDREGLSNDTESLSMFSKSNQDFNRESYILPPVMAGTTCPTDRDGTFNSFSCSTSPHAQSTKTNQQNLQFKIPQKLQMDGSLQDNKDSLLQQQTFEPQTVDNRLISQACSTAPQNQCSEQDNTLHAGQKNSMSKSTENSSQKDWTDLNSAPSPHPPTDQPHMWDFFLNQAQMQQDTVPQSQSHLINPVHSNSFQSQNFSKPSFASHERQTQDIYKNSPPSAQLPHSSSPECQQRNSGMQGHFNMQSNKPQQLCKNDQDLDQIRSPGMLSQPPPVEPHKQATSTYPHRFLQNVHRMQAAPQSQDTAQSQTDAPLLKRLKMEGCLHSESQRLPLANKTTAQTQSSPIMRANSIFLDSFRSNVQPLSNEVDATLSDAIQIQKNLQQNIQYSQGSSKQLNYQQPLHHRIHNHLELTDSRSRLSQIPNDLQIPQADLQRHAALRMHILQKQERQGPNHIRPSMQAMKSENCASLEAPAQLPPLQMQQQYQDKTKVMPLIVKQECPSSACEQSQQRSILATMEQQLQQYELSPVFERKSLLIKSPNKVKVEMAGGVTVLSTSAEGNIKHQCKPQDFTPPKKIGLQSFLESPMKLLDTPIKNLLDTPVKTQYDIPSCHCVEQIIERDEGPYYTHLGSAPTIAGIRDVMEKRSGLTGSAIRIEKVVYTGKEGKSAQGCPIAKWVIRRASVDEKLLVLVRERVGHSCETSCIVVVILIWEGIPTNLADSLYSELSGTLTKHGALTNRRCARNEERTCACQGFEPDACGASFSFGCSWSMYYNGCKFARSKVPRKFKLLGDDPKEEEKLEQNLQGLATLMAPLYKKMAPDAYSNQVEHEHRAPDCRLGQKEGRPFSGVTACLDFCAHAHRDLHNMQGGSTVVCTLTREDNREIGKIPEDEQLHVLPLYKASSTDEFGSAEAQLEKTKTGAIQVLNAFRRQVRMLSEPAKSCRQKKLDAKKAAANKTTHPSTPNSKMDSTQQAKQKQSAYEYPGQNTPVTGPSNMKATPDSGQPLNAHAAHLQQHQQPTCPNPAPPYPGPAFSRFLNPPGSLPNTFKPAQPHPQTPSSASPYPSSLNVSNPYINMSNSSIPYSGSLTPNTLYTGNQCNGGGRMDNYHPYYFSNLKHLDMYHPQRNSLYSEQQYSAPQHYGVNYPPHYGEPSLAVNGYSTCNMRPGMHSMGHFPGYSPNMPPDAFSRPPSAHSHLDYAAVGKSSQFEAYPKPHMSQNPQMFPPNLNTLSMQSNKDLEINSHGTNGISQVFPPLGNECFNPNQPPGLMQFNENAFNPLVKQEPCSLTLEKKEKEDVWSDSEHNFLDPEIGGVAVAPSHGSIIIECAKRELHATTPLKKPDRNHPTRISLVFYQHKNLNEAKHGLALWEAKMAEKAREKEDDAEKHGAENTSSKSSGKKVKRELSEASEPPSKRFLLMLTGQSMSCTTNTYVSTSPYAFTKVTGPYNHFL, encoded by the exons atgagcccTTTGGAATGGAACGCACCCTTAAAGAGGATGACTAAACACA GACGCAGAGAGGGCAGCCTTGTGAATGGACTCAGAGCAGACCagatggaagaagaaaaaaacagccaTGAGACGGAAGAAAGTCTGATAATTGCACAAATCAGTGCCACTCAGCAGACAGAGACTCTACTCGCAAAGCGGAAGAATGGAGATCAGTCACCTGATGTCTTATCTCAACAGCTCAATGGGGACACCAACTGGACATATTTTAAGCCCAGCCCAGAGGTCTACCCAGTGAAACAACAATGGGGGAAATGTTCCAGCCCTACTAACATTAAGGGGATACTTGATCAAAATATGTATGAAATGAATGGAGAGAAAAAGCATGCGCTCAGTGAACAGACACTTGACTTTCACCAGCCTAAAAAGCACTGCACTGATTCAGAGATGAATGGAGTTGAGGACCTGAAGCTTTGGGATAAAAGAGAGGCAGGAGTGGTGCACCAATTAGAGGAATTCCCTAAGCACAAGCCAGGGGATTCTGATTTAAAACGTAATAAGAGAAACTGTAATTTTCCCAATGGGGATGTCTTCTCGCTGTCTAGGAACAAGCAGGTGCCAATGCCCAATGGTGCTCCAATTACCCCAACTTCAGAGAAGGGTACAACTGGTGACCTTTTAGAGAAAACTTTGTCTCAGTATTACCCAGAACTTGTTTCCATTGCACCTCAGACCTACTCATCTCAAGTAGATGAGGTCACCAGCAACCTGTCTGAGCAGGCAATTCCTACACCTTCATTTACCTCAGGTATCCCTATCTCACCCCAAACTTCTGCCTCCGAGCCACTTGCCAAAGCAATCCCAGAGGTGCAAGGCAGCAATGGCTACAACCCAGAATTTAGAGTGAATAGATACTCTGTTAGCTTTGCAAATGAGCAAAAGGAGCCTACTGAGATGGAAACACATTCACTGAGTCAGGCGGGTGTGGAGTCCAATATGACATTACAAACAGGCATCAATAGTTTCTCACAGATTCAGAAAGATAGAGAAGGCCTTTCAAATGACACTGAGTCTTTAAGCATGTTCTCTAAGTCCAACCAGGATTTCAACCGGGAATCTTACATATTGCCCCCAGTGATGGCAGGTACCACATGTCCAACTGATAGGGATGGTACATTCAACTCATTCAGTTGCTCAACCAGCCCTCATGCACAAAGCACCAAGACAAATCAGCAGAACCTACAGTTTAAGATCCCACAGAAACTGCAAATGGATGGAAGCCTCCAGGACAATAAAGATTCTTTATTGCAGCAGCAGACTTTTGAGCCTCAAACTGTAGACAACAGGTTGATTTCCCAGGCCTGTTCAACAGCACCTCAGAATCAATGCAGTGAGCAAGATAATACTCTGCACGCAGGTCAAAAAAATTCAATGTCAAAGAGTACAGAAAACTCATCTCAAAAGGACTGGACTGATTTAAACTCAGCTCCATCACCACACCCACCTACCGACCAACCTCACATGTGGGATTTTTTCCTTAACCAGGCTCAAATGCAGCAGGATACAGTTCCACAGAGCCAAAGTCATCTAATAAATCCTGTACACTCAAACAGCTTCCAGTCTCAAAATTTCAGTAAGCCCAGTTTTGCCTCACATGAACGTCAGACACAAGATATTTACAAAAATTCCCCACCCAGTGCACAACTTCCCCACAGTTCTAGCCCTGAATGTCAACAGAGAAATTCTGGTATGCAGGGTCACTTTAACATGCAATCTAACAAACCCCAGCAATTATGCAAAAATGATCAAGATTTGGACCAGATTCGATCTCCAGGTATGCTCTCTCAGCCACCACCTGTTGAGCCTCATAAGCAGGCCACCAGCACATACCCTCATCGGTTTCTCCAGAATGTGCATAGAATGCAAGCAGCTCCACAATCACAAGACACTGCCCAGAGCCAGACAGATGCACCTCTCTTGAAAAGGCTTAAAATGGAGGGCTGCCTTCATTCAGAATCCCAGAGGTTACCTCTAGCtaacaaaacaacagcacaaactcAGTCTAGTCCAATTATGAGAGCAAACTCTATATTTCTAGATTCTTTTAGGTCAAATGTACAGCCTTTGTCTAATGAAGTGGACGCTACGCTAAGTGATGCAATACAGATCCAAAAGAACCTCCAGCAGAACATACAGTACTCTCAGGGCAGCAGTAAGCAACTGAACTACCAGCAACCTCTCCATCACAGGATACACAATCATTTGGAACTGACGGATTCACGATCGCGACTGTCTCAAATTCCAAATGATCTGCAGATACCTCAAGCAGATTTGCAGAGACATGCAGCCTTGCGAATGCACATTCTACAGAAGCAGGAGAGGCAAGGCCCCAACCACATTAGGCCAAGTATGCAAGCCATGAAAAGTGAAAACTGTGCAAGTTTAGAGGCCCCAGCTCAACTGCCACCCCTTCAAATGCAGCAGCAATATCAAGACAAAACCAAAGTCATGCCTCTGATAGTAAAGCAGGAGTGTCCATCTTCAGCCTGTGAACAAAGCCAACAGAGGAGCATTCTAGCTACAATGGAACAGCAGTTACAACAGTATGAGCTCTCACCTGTGTTTGAAAGAAAATCTTTGCTCATCAAGTCACCCAATAAGGTGAAGGTGGAGATGGCTGGGGGGGTGACAGTGCTCTCAACTAGTGCTGAGGGGAATATCAAGCACCAGTGCAAACCACAAGATTTCACCCCACCTAAAAAAATTGGGTTACAAAGCTTTCTGGAGTCACCCATGAAGCTGCTTGATACACCAATAAAAAACCTGCTGGACACACCTGTGAAAACACAGTATGATATTCCATCATGCCACTGTGTCG AGCAAATAATTGAAAGGGATGAAGGCCCGTATTACACTCACTTGGGATCAGCCCCAACTATTGCAGGTATCCGCGATGTTATGGAGAAAAG GTCTGGACTGACTGGAAGTGCCATTAGGATTGAAAAAGTTGTGTATACAGGCAAGGAAGGCAAGAGCGCACAGGGCTGCCCCATCGCCAAATGG GTAATACGGAGggcaagtgtggatgagaaactccTGGTCTTGGTGCGAGAGCGGGTTGGTCACTCTTGTGAGACATCCTGTATAGTAGTGGTCATCTTGATTTGGGAAGGCATACCAACCAACCTGGCTGACAGTCTCTACTCAGAACTTAGTGGCACTCTAACAAAACACGGCGCCCTAACCAACCGCAGATGTGCTCGCAATGAGGA GAGAACATGTGCATGTCAGGGTTTTGAGCCTGATGCCTGTGGAGCCTCTTTCTCATTTGGTTGCTCCTGGAGTATGTACTATAATGGCTGCAAATTTGCCAGGAGTAAGGTCCCTCGAAAGTTCAAACTTCTTGGGGATGATCCCAAGGAG GAGGAGAAACTGGAACAAAATCTCCAGGGTCTTGCAACTTTGATGGCCCCACTGTACAAAAAAATGGCACCTGATGCTTACTCCAATCAG GTGGAGCATGAACACAGAGCTCCTGATTGCCGTCTGGGCCAAAAGGAAGGACGCCCATTTTCTGGAGTGACAGCCTGTCTAGACTTCTGTGCCCATGCTCACAGAGACCTGCACAACATGCAGGGGGGCAGTACTGTG GTCTGCACGCTAACACGAGAGGACAATCGTGAGATTGGAAAAATTCCTGAAGATGAGCAACTGCATGTTCTTCCCTTATACAAGGCTTCATCCACTGATGAGTTTGGCAGTGCTGAGGCTCAGCTGGAGAAGACCAAGACCGGTGCTATTCAGGTGCTCAATGCCTTTCGTCGACAGGTACGTATGCTGTCAGAGCCTGCTAAGTCATGCCGGCAGAAGAAACTGGATGCCAAGAAAGCTGCAGCTAACAAGACAACCCACCCCAGTACACCGAATTCCAAAATGGACAGCACCCAGCAAGCAAAGCAGAAACAAAGTGCTTATGAGTACCCAGGCCAGAACACACCTGTAACAG GCCCAAGTAACATGAAAGCTACTCCGGACTCTGGGCAGCCCTTAAATGCTCATGCTGCCCATTTGCAGCAGCACCAGCAGCCAACATGCCCCAATCCTGCTCCCCCTTACCCCGGCCCAGCCTTCTCTAGATTCTTAAATCCACCAGGATCCTTACCTAACACTTTTAAACCAGCACAACCGCATCCTCAAACACCATCCTCTGCCAGTCCTTATCCCTCTTCTTTAAACGTTTCCAACCCTTACATTAATATGTCTAATTCATCCATCCCATATTCAGGGTCTCTTACACCCAACACCCTTTACACCGGTAACCAATGTAATGGAGGAGGGCGCATGGACAACTACCACCCTTACTACTTTTCCAATCTAAAGCATTTAGATATGTATCATCCCCAAAGAAATTCACTGTACTCTGAGCAGCAGTACAGTGCACCTCAACATTATGGGGTCAACTATCCACCACACTATGGAGAGCCTAGCTTGGCAGTCAATGGTTATAGCACTTGTAACATGAGACCTGGCATGCACTCTATGGGACATTTCCCAGGTTACAGCCCTAATATGCCACCCGATGCCTTCTCTAGGCCTCCCTCAGCCCATTCACATTTGGACTATGCAGCTGTTGGTAAAAGCAGCCAGTTTGAAGCTTACCCCAAGCCTCATATGTCCCAGAATCCTCAGATGTTTCCCCCAAATCTAAATACCTTGAGTATGCAAAGTAATAAAGATTTAGAGATAAACTCGCATGGAACAAATGGTATCTCTCAGGTGTTTCCTCCTTTGGGCAATGAATGCTTCAACCCGAACCAACCCCCAGGGTTGATGCAGTTTAATGAAAATGCCTTTAATCCCCTCGTCAAACAGGAACCATGTTCCCTGACtttagagaaaaaagaaaaggaagatgTGTGGTCTGACAGTGAACACAACTTCCTGGACCCTGAAATTGGAGGGGTGGCAGTGGCACCTAGTCATGGATCGATCATTATTGAGTGCGCTAAACGTGAGCTCCATGCAACTACGCCACTCAAGAAGCCTGACCGCAACCATCCCACCCGTATATCTCTGGTTTTCTACCAACACAAGAACCTCAATGAGGCGAAACATGGACTGGCTCTGTGGGAGGCCAAAATGGCAGAGAAAGCCCGGGAGAAAGAGGATGATGCTGAGAAGCATGGTGCTGAAAACACATCCAGCAAGAGCAGTGGAAAAAAGGTGAAACGAGAACTTTCGGAAGCCTCAGAGCCTCCATCTAAGCGATTCCTCCTCATGCTTACTGGACAGTCAATGTCATGCACTACAAATACATACGTAAGCACATCTCCCTATGCCTTTACCAAGGTGACTGGGCCTTACAATCATTTCTTGTGA
- the tet2 gene encoding methylcytosine dioxygenase TET2 isoform X3, giving the protein MEEEKNSHETEESLIIAQISATQQTETLLAKRKNGDQSPDVLSQQLNGDTNWTYFKPSPEVYPVKQQWGKCSSPTNIKGILDQNMYEMNGEKKHALSEQTLDFHQPKKHCTDSEMNGVEDLKLWDKREAGVVHQLEEFPKHKPGDSDLKRNKRNCNFPNGDVFSLSRNKQVPMPNGAPITPTSEKGTTGDLLEKTLSQYYPELVSIAPQTYSSQVDEVTSNLSEQAIPTPSFTSGIPISPQTSASEPLAKAIPEVQGSNGYNPEFRVNRYSVSFANEQKEPTEMETHSLSQAGVESNMTLQTGINSFSQIQKDREGLSNDTESLSMFSKSNQDFNRESYILPPVMAGTTCPTDRDGTFNSFSCSTSPHAQSTKTNQQNLQFKIPQKLQMDGSLQDNKDSLLQQQTFEPQTVDNRLISQACSTAPQNQCSEQDNTLHAGQKNSMSKSTENSSQKDWTDLNSAPSPHPPTDQPHMWDFFLNQAQMQQDTVPQSQSHLINPVHSNSFQSQNFSKPSFASHERQTQDIYKNSPPSAQLPHSSSPECQQRNSGMQGHFNMQSNKPQQLCKNDQDLDQIRSPGMLSQPPPVEPHKQATSTYPHRFLQNVHRMQAAPQSQDTAQSQTDAPLLKRLKMEGCLHSESQRLPLANKTTAQTQSSPIMRANSIFLDSFRSNVQPLSNEVDATLSDAIQIQKNLQQNIQYSQGSSKQLNYQQPLHHRIHNHLELTDSRSRLSQIPNDLQIPQADLQRHAALRMHILQKQERQGPNHIRPSMQAMKSENCASLEAPAQLPPLQMQQQYQDKTKVMPLIVKQECPSSACEQSQQRSILATMEQQLQQYELSPVFERKSLLIKSPNKVKVEMAGGVTVLSTSAEGNIKHQCKPQDFTPPKKIGLQSFLESPMKLLDTPIKNLLDTPVKTQYDIPSCHCVEQIIERDEGPYYTHLGSAPTIAGIRDVMEKRSGLTGSAIRIEKVVYTGKEGKSAQGCPIAKWVIRRASVDEKLLVLVRERVGHSCETSCIVVVILIWEGIPTNLADSLYSELSGTLTKHGALTNRRCARNEERTCACQGFEPDACGASFSFGCSWSMYYNGCKFARSKVPRKFKLLGDDPKEEEKLEQNLQGLATLMAPLYKKMAPDAYSNQVEHEHRAPDCRLGQKEGRPFSGVTACLDFCAHAHRDLHNMQGGSTVVCTLTREDNREIGKIPEDEQLHVLPLYKASSTDEFGSAEAQLEKTKTGAIQVLNAFRRQVRMLSEPAKSCRQKKLDAKKAAANKTTHPSTPNSKMDSTQQAKQKQSAYEYPGQNTPVTGPSNMKATPDSGQPLNAHAAHLQQHQQPTCPNPAPPYPGPAFSRFLNPPGSLPNTFKPAQPHPQTPSSASPYPSSLNVSNPYINMSNSSIPYSGSLTPNTLYTGNQCNGGGRMDNYHPYYFSNLKHLDMYHPQRNSLYSEQQYSAPQHYGVNYPPHYGEPSLAVNGYSTCNMRPGMHSMGHFPGYSPNMPPDAFSRPPSAHSHLDYAAVGKSSQFEAYPKPHMSQNPQMFPPNLNTLSMQSNKDLEINSHGTNGISQVFPPLGNECFNPNQPPGLMQFNENAFNPLVKQEPCSLTLEKKEKEDVWSDSEHNFLDPEIGGVAVAPSHGSIIIECAKRELHATTPLKKPDRNHPTRISLVFYQHKNLNEAKHGLALWEAKMAEKAREKEDDAEKHGAENTSSKSSGKKVKRELSEASEPPSKRFLLMLTGQSMSCTTNTYVSTSPYAFTKVTGPYNHFL; this is encoded by the exons atggaagaagaaaaaaacagccaTGAGACGGAAGAAAGTCTGATAATTGCACAAATCAGTGCCACTCAGCAGACAGAGACTCTACTCGCAAAGCGGAAGAATGGAGATCAGTCACCTGATGTCTTATCTCAACAGCTCAATGGGGACACCAACTGGACATATTTTAAGCCCAGCCCAGAGGTCTACCCAGTGAAACAACAATGGGGGAAATGTTCCAGCCCTACTAACATTAAGGGGATACTTGATCAAAATATGTATGAAATGAATGGAGAGAAAAAGCATGCGCTCAGTGAACAGACACTTGACTTTCACCAGCCTAAAAAGCACTGCACTGATTCAGAGATGAATGGAGTTGAGGACCTGAAGCTTTGGGATAAAAGAGAGGCAGGAGTGGTGCACCAATTAGAGGAATTCCCTAAGCACAAGCCAGGGGATTCTGATTTAAAACGTAATAAGAGAAACTGTAATTTTCCCAATGGGGATGTCTTCTCGCTGTCTAGGAACAAGCAGGTGCCAATGCCCAATGGTGCTCCAATTACCCCAACTTCAGAGAAGGGTACAACTGGTGACCTTTTAGAGAAAACTTTGTCTCAGTATTACCCAGAACTTGTTTCCATTGCACCTCAGACCTACTCATCTCAAGTAGATGAGGTCACCAGCAACCTGTCTGAGCAGGCAATTCCTACACCTTCATTTACCTCAGGTATCCCTATCTCACCCCAAACTTCTGCCTCCGAGCCACTTGCCAAAGCAATCCCAGAGGTGCAAGGCAGCAATGGCTACAACCCAGAATTTAGAGTGAATAGATACTCTGTTAGCTTTGCAAATGAGCAAAAGGAGCCTACTGAGATGGAAACACATTCACTGAGTCAGGCGGGTGTGGAGTCCAATATGACATTACAAACAGGCATCAATAGTTTCTCACAGATTCAGAAAGATAGAGAAGGCCTTTCAAATGACACTGAGTCTTTAAGCATGTTCTCTAAGTCCAACCAGGATTTCAACCGGGAATCTTACATATTGCCCCCAGTGATGGCAGGTACCACATGTCCAACTGATAGGGATGGTACATTCAACTCATTCAGTTGCTCAACCAGCCCTCATGCACAAAGCACCAAGACAAATCAGCAGAACCTACAGTTTAAGATCCCACAGAAACTGCAAATGGATGGAAGCCTCCAGGACAATAAAGATTCTTTATTGCAGCAGCAGACTTTTGAGCCTCAAACTGTAGACAACAGGTTGATTTCCCAGGCCTGTTCAACAGCACCTCAGAATCAATGCAGTGAGCAAGATAATACTCTGCACGCAGGTCAAAAAAATTCAATGTCAAAGAGTACAGAAAACTCATCTCAAAAGGACTGGACTGATTTAAACTCAGCTCCATCACCACACCCACCTACCGACCAACCTCACATGTGGGATTTTTTCCTTAACCAGGCTCAAATGCAGCAGGATACAGTTCCACAGAGCCAAAGTCATCTAATAAATCCTGTACACTCAAACAGCTTCCAGTCTCAAAATTTCAGTAAGCCCAGTTTTGCCTCACATGAACGTCAGACACAAGATATTTACAAAAATTCCCCACCCAGTGCACAACTTCCCCACAGTTCTAGCCCTGAATGTCAACAGAGAAATTCTGGTATGCAGGGTCACTTTAACATGCAATCTAACAAACCCCAGCAATTATGCAAAAATGATCAAGATTTGGACCAGATTCGATCTCCAGGTATGCTCTCTCAGCCACCACCTGTTGAGCCTCATAAGCAGGCCACCAGCACATACCCTCATCGGTTTCTCCAGAATGTGCATAGAATGCAAGCAGCTCCACAATCACAAGACACTGCCCAGAGCCAGACAGATGCACCTCTCTTGAAAAGGCTTAAAATGGAGGGCTGCCTTCATTCAGAATCCCAGAGGTTACCTCTAGCtaacaaaacaacagcacaaactcAGTCTAGTCCAATTATGAGAGCAAACTCTATATTTCTAGATTCTTTTAGGTCAAATGTACAGCCTTTGTCTAATGAAGTGGACGCTACGCTAAGTGATGCAATACAGATCCAAAAGAACCTCCAGCAGAACATACAGTACTCTCAGGGCAGCAGTAAGCAACTGAACTACCAGCAACCTCTCCATCACAGGATACACAATCATTTGGAACTGACGGATTCACGATCGCGACTGTCTCAAATTCCAAATGATCTGCAGATACCTCAAGCAGATTTGCAGAGACATGCAGCCTTGCGAATGCACATTCTACAGAAGCAGGAGAGGCAAGGCCCCAACCACATTAGGCCAAGTATGCAAGCCATGAAAAGTGAAAACTGTGCAAGTTTAGAGGCCCCAGCTCAACTGCCACCCCTTCAAATGCAGCAGCAATATCAAGACAAAACCAAAGTCATGCCTCTGATAGTAAAGCAGGAGTGTCCATCTTCAGCCTGTGAACAAAGCCAACAGAGGAGCATTCTAGCTACAATGGAACAGCAGTTACAACAGTATGAGCTCTCACCTGTGTTTGAAAGAAAATCTTTGCTCATCAAGTCACCCAATAAGGTGAAGGTGGAGATGGCTGGGGGGGTGACAGTGCTCTCAACTAGTGCTGAGGGGAATATCAAGCACCAGTGCAAACCACAAGATTTCACCCCACCTAAAAAAATTGGGTTACAAAGCTTTCTGGAGTCACCCATGAAGCTGCTTGATACACCAATAAAAAACCTGCTGGACACACCTGTGAAAACACAGTATGATATTCCATCATGCCACTGTGTCG AGCAAATAATTGAAAGGGATGAAGGCCCGTATTACACTCACTTGGGATCAGCCCCAACTATTGCAGGTATCCGCGATGTTATGGAGAAAAG GTCTGGACTGACTGGAAGTGCCATTAGGATTGAAAAAGTTGTGTATACAGGCAAGGAAGGCAAGAGCGCACAGGGCTGCCCCATCGCCAAATGG GTAATACGGAGggcaagtgtggatgagaaactccTGGTCTTGGTGCGAGAGCGGGTTGGTCACTCTTGTGAGACATCCTGTATAGTAGTGGTCATCTTGATTTGGGAAGGCATACCAACCAACCTGGCTGACAGTCTCTACTCAGAACTTAGTGGCACTCTAACAAAACACGGCGCCCTAACCAACCGCAGATGTGCTCGCAATGAGGA GAGAACATGTGCATGTCAGGGTTTTGAGCCTGATGCCTGTGGAGCCTCTTTCTCATTTGGTTGCTCCTGGAGTATGTACTATAATGGCTGCAAATTTGCCAGGAGTAAGGTCCCTCGAAAGTTCAAACTTCTTGGGGATGATCCCAAGGAG GAGGAGAAACTGGAACAAAATCTCCAGGGTCTTGCAACTTTGATGGCCCCACTGTACAAAAAAATGGCACCTGATGCTTACTCCAATCAG GTGGAGCATGAACACAGAGCTCCTGATTGCCGTCTGGGCCAAAAGGAAGGACGCCCATTTTCTGGAGTGACAGCCTGTCTAGACTTCTGTGCCCATGCTCACAGAGACCTGCACAACATGCAGGGGGGCAGTACTGTG GTCTGCACGCTAACACGAGAGGACAATCGTGAGATTGGAAAAATTCCTGAAGATGAGCAACTGCATGTTCTTCCCTTATACAAGGCTTCATCCACTGATGAGTTTGGCAGTGCTGAGGCTCAGCTGGAGAAGACCAAGACCGGTGCTATTCAGGTGCTCAATGCCTTTCGTCGACAGGTACGTATGCTGTCAGAGCCTGCTAAGTCATGCCGGCAGAAGAAACTGGATGCCAAGAAAGCTGCAGCTAACAAGACAACCCACCCCAGTACACCGAATTCCAAAATGGACAGCACCCAGCAAGCAAAGCAGAAACAAAGTGCTTATGAGTACCCAGGCCAGAACACACCTGTAACAG GCCCAAGTAACATGAAAGCTACTCCGGACTCTGGGCAGCCCTTAAATGCTCATGCTGCCCATTTGCAGCAGCACCAGCAGCCAACATGCCCCAATCCTGCTCCCCCTTACCCCGGCCCAGCCTTCTCTAGATTCTTAAATCCACCAGGATCCTTACCTAACACTTTTAAACCAGCACAACCGCATCCTCAAACACCATCCTCTGCCAGTCCTTATCCCTCTTCTTTAAACGTTTCCAACCCTTACATTAATATGTCTAATTCATCCATCCCATATTCAGGGTCTCTTACACCCAACACCCTTTACACCGGTAACCAATGTAATGGAGGAGGGCGCATGGACAACTACCACCCTTACTACTTTTCCAATCTAAAGCATTTAGATATGTATCATCCCCAAAGAAATTCACTGTACTCTGAGCAGCAGTACAGTGCACCTCAACATTATGGGGTCAACTATCCACCACACTATGGAGAGCCTAGCTTGGCAGTCAATGGTTATAGCACTTGTAACATGAGACCTGGCATGCACTCTATGGGACATTTCCCAGGTTACAGCCCTAATATGCCACCCGATGCCTTCTCTAGGCCTCCCTCAGCCCATTCACATTTGGACTATGCAGCTGTTGGTAAAAGCAGCCAGTTTGAAGCTTACCCCAAGCCTCATATGTCCCAGAATCCTCAGATGTTTCCCCCAAATCTAAATACCTTGAGTATGCAAAGTAATAAAGATTTAGAGATAAACTCGCATGGAACAAATGGTATCTCTCAGGTGTTTCCTCCTTTGGGCAATGAATGCTTCAACCCGAACCAACCCCCAGGGTTGATGCAGTTTAATGAAAATGCCTTTAATCCCCTCGTCAAACAGGAACCATGTTCCCTGACtttagagaaaaaagaaaaggaagatgTGTGGTCTGACAGTGAACACAACTTCCTGGACCCTGAAATTGGAGGGGTGGCAGTGGCACCTAGTCATGGATCGATCATTATTGAGTGCGCTAAACGTGAGCTCCATGCAACTACGCCACTCAAGAAGCCTGACCGCAACCATCCCACCCGTATATCTCTGGTTTTCTACCAACACAAGAACCTCAATGAGGCGAAACATGGACTGGCTCTGTGGGAGGCCAAAATGGCAGAGAAAGCCCGGGAGAAAGAGGATGATGCTGAGAAGCATGGTGCTGAAAACACATCCAGCAAGAGCAGTGGAAAAAAGGTGAAACGAGAACTTTCGGAAGCCTCAGAGCCTCCATCTAAGCGATTCCTCCTCATGCTTACTGGACAGTCAATGTCATGCACTACAAATACATACGTAAGCACATCTCCCTATGCCTTTACCAAGGTGACTGGGCCTTACAATCATTTCTTGTGA